The uncultured Ilyobacter sp. genome has a segment encoding these proteins:
- the dut gene encoding dUTP diphosphatase has translation MEKIEVKILREDGVSLPKYMTEGASGMDVCAYMDEPVTLRPLERDLIPTGIKMEIPYGYEVQVRPRSGLAIKHGITLLNTPGTIDSDYRGEIKVIVVNLSNEDYKIEPGERIGQLVLQKVYQMKFSEVDSLGETGRSGGGFGHTGKK, from the coding sequence TTGGAAAAGATAGAAGTAAAAATCCTGAGAGAGGACGGAGTAAGCCTTCCCAAATATATGACCGAGGGAGCATCTGGAATGGATGTCTGTGCCTATATGGATGAGCCTGTGACACTAAGGCCCCTAGAGAGAGACCTCATACCTACGGGGATAAAGATGGAGATACCTTATGGCTATGAGGTTCAGGTAAGGCCAAGGAGCGGGCTTGCCATAAAACACGGGATAACCCTTTTGAATACCCCAGGGACTATAGATTCGGACTATAGGGGGGAGATAAAGGTAATAGTGGTAAACCTGAGCAACGAAGATTATAAGATAGAGCCCGGTGAGAGGATAGGGCAGCTTGTCCTTCAAAAGGTATATCAGATGAAATTCAGTGAAGTGGACAGCCTAGGAGAGACAGGCAGAAGCGGCGGCGGATTCGGTCACACAGGGAAAAAGTAA